Proteins co-encoded in one Carassius carassius chromosome 35, fCarCar2.1, whole genome shotgun sequence genomic window:
- the LOC132115768 gene encoding homeobox protein GBX-1-like, protein MQRPSGPGTAFSIDSLIGTPQPRPGHLLYTGYPMFMPYRPLMIPQALSHSSLPSGIPPLAPLASFAGRLTNTFCAGLGPGMPSMVALTTTLPSFSDPPDSFYPPQEMPGPRLGADGTGMNRQESPHDELKGSELLNFTETFQAVAGETKLYSSDDEKLDLKSAEAACSDREDSSADSENESFSDGNTCASASQKSKLKGGSQDALPPGSSAGKSRRRRTAFTSEQLLELEKEFHCKKYLSLTERSQIAHALKLSEVQVKIWFQNRRAKWKRIKAGNVNNRSGEPVRNPKIVVPIPVHVNRFTVRSQHQQIEPGSRP, encoded by the exons ATGCAGAGACCGAGCGGTCCAGGCACGGCGTTTTCCATTGATTCTTTGATTGGCACTCCACAGCCCCGGCCGGGCCACCTGCTCTACACGGGCTACCCGATGTTTATGCCGTACCGACCGCTTATGATTCCACAAGCCCTGTCTCATTCGTCATTACCGTCGGGCATCCCTCCCTTGGCACCGTTGGCATCGTTCGCGGGGCGCCTGACCAACACTTTTTGCGCGGGGCTGGGACCGGGAATGCCCTCCATGGTGGCGCTCACCACCACCCTGCCCAGTTTCTCGGACCCTCCAGATAGTTTCTATCCCCCGCAGGAGATGCCGGGACCCCGGTTAGGCGCGGACGGGACGGGGATGAACCGGCAGGAGAGCCCGCATGACGAACTCAAGGGCTCTGAACTCCTCAATTTCACGGAAACTTTTCAGGCGGTTGCAG GCGAGACCAAACTCTATAGTTCAGATGATGAGAAACTGGACCTAAAATCAGCGGAGGCCGCGTGCAGTGACAGGGAGGACAGTTCAGCCGACAGCGAGAACGAAAGCTTCTCCGACGGGAACACCTGCGCTTCAGCGTCCCAGAAAAGTAAACTCAAAGGCGGCTCACAGGACGCGTTACCGCCGGGCAGCTCGGCGGGAAAGAGCCGGAGGAGGAGGACTGCTTTCACTAGCGAACAGCTGCTGGAACTCGAGAAGGAGTTTCACTGCAAGAAGTATCTGTCCCTCACCGAGCGCTCTCAGATCGCGCACGCGCTCAAACTCAGCGAGGTCCAGGTCAAAATCTGGTTCCAGAACCGCAGGGCCAAATGGAAACGCATCAAAGCCGGGAACGTCAACAACAGATCCGGGGAGCCCGTCAGGAACCCCAAAATCGTGGTGCCCATTCCCGTGCATGTCAACAGGTTCACGGTGCGGAGTCAACATCAACAGATCGAACCGGGCAGCAGGCCATGA